The DNA window CAGCCTTACGCGCGCGAACGAAGTGACCATTCGCCAGCTTCTCTCGCATACGTCTGGTTATCAAGACTATTGGCCGCAGGACTACGTGATGCCCATGATGCTGCAGGCAGTTACGGCAGAGAAGATTCTAGACATATGGGGGCACAAGCCTCTTGATTTTGAGCCCGGAACGAAGTGGCAATACAGCAACACGAATTACGTCATTGCCGGGGTGATCGTCGAAAAGGTCAGCGGCGAGCCGTTGCTTCAATTTCTGCAGGAGAAAATATTTGCGTCTCTCAATATGAAGAGCGTGGCAGACACTGACAAGACCAAGCTCGGCGACACCGATCCCACCGGATACTTGCGTTATGCACTCGGGCCGTCGCGCCCAGCACCCAAGGAAGGAACCGGCTGGCTCTTTGCCGCGGGCGAATTGGCTATGTCTGCGGAGGACCTGGCTAGGTGGGACATTTCAATCATCGATCAGAATTTGATGAGCCCCGAGTCCTATCGGGAGTTTGAAACCGAAGTCCTGCTGAAGAACGGCCTGGGAACCCGTTATGGACTCGGCGTAATGGTCCGCTCAGAGTTTGGCCATCGAGAGTTGTCCCACGATGGCGAGGTTTCCGGTTTCACATCAGATAATCTTGTGTTTCCGGACGAGCGTGTTGCCGTGGTTGTGCTCACAAACCAGGATGCCGCCGCTGCTTCGGAAGCGATTGCCACGGGCATTGCACCGCTGCTGCTCGCCAGCGACGATCCGGCGACTCCGCAAAAGCTTGCACAAGCACGGCAGATCTTCGACAGTTTACAACACGGCACGATTGACCGTTCGCTTTTCACCGACAATGCCAATTTCTATTTCAATGAGCAGGCGCTAAAGGATTTTGCTAGTAGCTTAGGTCCGCTCGGTACCCCGACAGAATTTATCCAGACTCGTCAAGCGTTGCGCGGGGGGATGAAGCTGCGCGCGTACACGGTCAAGTTTCCGAAATCGGAGTTAC is part of the Terriglobales bacterium genome and encodes:
- a CDS encoding serine hydrolase domain-containing protein, encoding SLTRANEVTIRQLLSHTSGYQDYWPQDYVMPMMLQAVTAEKILDIWGHKPLDFEPGTKWQYSNTNYVIAGVIVEKVSGEPLLQFLQEKIFASLNMKSVADTDKTKLGDTDPTGYLRYALGPSRPAPKEGTGWLFAAGELAMSAEDLARWDISIIDQNLMSPESYREFETEVLLKNGLGTRYGLGVMVRSEFGHRELSHDGEVSGFTSDNLVFPDERVAVVVLTNQDAAAASEAIATGIAPLLLASDDPATPQKLAQARQIFDSLQHGTIDRSLFTDNANFYFNEQALKDFASSLGPLGTPTEFIQTRQALRGGMKLRAYTVKFPKSELRAWTYEMPDGKLEQLQIAPLD